Proteins from a genomic interval of Equus quagga isolate Etosha38 chromosome 13, UCLA_HA_Equagga_1.0, whole genome shotgun sequence:
- the RIPOR1 gene encoding rho family-interacting cell polarization regulator 1 isoform X1, translating to MSAKKRGSPARTRSMMSLSVRPQRRLLSARVNRSQSFAGVLSSHERGPRSFPAFSPPGPPRKPPALSRVSRMFSVAHPATKVPQPERLDLVYAALKRGLTAYLEVHQQEQEKLQGQIRESKRNSRLGFLYDLDKQVKSIERFLRRLEFHASKIDELYEAYCVQRRLRDGAYNMVRAYSTGSPGSREARDSLAEATRGHREYTESMCLLESELEAQLGEFHLRMKGLAGFARLCVGDQYEICMKYGRQRWKLRGRIEGSGKQVWDSEETVFLPLLTEFLSIKVTELKGLANHVVVGSVSCETKDLFAALPQVVAVDINDLGTIKLSLEVTWSPFDKDDQPSAASTVNKASTVTKRFSTYSQSPPDTPSLREQAFYNMLRRQEELENGTAWSLSSESSDDSSSPQLSGATRHSSAPRPLVQQPEPLPIQVAFRRPETPTSGPVDEEGAVAPVLANGHAPYSRTLSHISEASVDAALAEASVEAVGLESIARGPSLPAHPDPTHGEHPGPVSPALDPGNSATSPTLSTTGPAYISTDPAPSAHLDLVHKTPDSSFPELPGPTHTTTSSTYSAMRPTHSAASLTHTTTGSTHKPMLSTLTITDPTPSATGPAQTTTSLTHTVTNLTHTVTSPTDKPMLSTLTTTGSTPCATGQAHTTTGPTHKPMFSILMTAGPTPNTTGPAQPTTSPTHSTARPTHTAAGPTYTTASPTDKSRMSTHTSTSPTPNAKDPVQTTRSPTHPVTSPTLITVSPSTSLDLTTLPSPSAHTDPTLPGTDPLSCSHPASTPCTQADPISPSTSYPGPTCSSWEPLTSPSPDSQEPILQSPSPAPSSLDPVPQHSDFSLTVAAQAPVPGAAGEAGDRRLEEALGALMAALDDYRGQFPELQGLEQEVTRLESLLMQRQGLTRSRASSLSITVEHALESFSFLNEDEDEDHDGPRDRPPSSLEPGAEDSLDSLSARPLSTECPALDTALVQHLYHCSRLLLKLGTFGPLRCQEAWALERLLQEARVIEAVCELSRRWEIPATSAQEVVQFSASRPGFLTFWDQCTEGLSPFICSVERVLLTFCNQYSARLSLRQPGLAEAVCVKFLEDALGRKLPRRPQSGPGEQLTIFQFWSYIEALDSPSMEAYVTETAEEVLLVRNLNSDDQAVVLKALRLAPEGRLRRDGLRALSSLLVHGNNKVMAAVSTQLRSLSLGPAFRERALLCFLDQLEDEDVQTRVAGCLALGCIKAPEGIEPLVYLCQTDTEAVREAARQSLQQCGEEGQSAHRRLEESLDALPRIFGPGSMASTAF from the exons ATGAGCGCCAAGAAGAGAG GGAGCCCCGCACGGACTCGTTCCATGATGTCCCTGTCGGTGCGGCCGCAGCGCCGCCTGCTCAGCGCCCGGGTCAATAGGAGCCAGTCCTTCGCAGGCGTCCTCAGCAGCCACGAGCGGGGGCCCAG GAGCTTCCCGGCCTTCAGTCCCCCAGGGCCCCCACGGAAGCCCCCAGCGCTCTCCCGTGTTTCCAGGATGTTTTCCGTGGCGCACCCAGCCACCAAGGTCCCGCAGCCTGAGCGGCTGGATTTGGTGTACGCTGCACTCAAGCGGGGCCTGAC TGCCTACTTGGAAGTGCATCAACAGGAGCAGGAGAAACTCCAGGGGCAGATACGGGAGTCCAAGAGGAATTCTCGCCTG GGCTTCCTGTATGACTTGGACAAG CAAGTCAAGTCCATTGAACGCTTCCTGCGACGGCTGGAGTTCCATGCTAGCAAG ATTGATGAGCTATATGAGGCATACTGTGTCCAGCGACGTCTCCGGGATGGTGCCTACAACATGGTCCGTGCCTACAGTACTGGGTCCCCAGGGAGCCGCGAGGCCCGAGACAGCCTGGCCGAGGCCACTCGGGGGCATCGAGAGTACACAGAG AGCATGTGTCTGCTGGAGAGTGAGCTGGAGGCACAGCTGGGCGAATTCCATCTCCGCATGAAAG GGTTGGCCGGCTTCGCCAGGCTGTGTGTGGGCGATCAGTATGAG ATCTGCATGAAATATGGGCGTCAGCGCTGGAAACTCCGGGGCCGCATTGAGGGTAGTGGAAAGCAGGTGTGGGACAGTGAGGAAACcgtctttcttcctctgctcacGGAATTCCTGTCCATCAAG GTGACAGAGCTGAAGGGCCTGGCCAACCACGTAGTTGTAGGCAGCGTCTCTTGCGAGACCAAGGACCTGTTCGCTGCCCTGCCCCAGGTTGTGGCAGTGGACATCAATGACCTTGGCACCATCAAGCTCAGCCTGGAAGTCACATGGAG cccaTTCGACAAGGATGACCAGCCCTCGGCTGCTTCTACTGTCAACAAAGCCTCCACAGTCACCAAGCGCTTCTCCACCTATAGCCAGAGCCCACCAGACACGCCCTCACTTCGGGAGCAGGCCTTCTAT aATATGCTGAGGCGACAGGAGGAGCTGGAGAATGGGACGGCATGGTCCCTGTCATCTGAATCTTCGGACGACTCATCCAGCCCACAGCTCTCAGGCGCTACCCGCCACTCATCAGCCCCCAGGCCCCTGGTACAGCAGCCTGAGCCTCTGCCCATCCAAGTTGCCTTCCGTAGGCCTGAGACCCCCACCTCTGGACCTGTGGATGAGGAGGGGGCCGTGGCCCCAGTCCTGGCCAATGGGCATGCCCCCTACAGCCGGACTCTGAGCCATATCAGTGAGGCCAGTGTGGATGCTGCCTTGGCTGAGGCTTCAGTGGAGGCTGTGGGCCTAGAAAGCATAGCCCGGGGACCTAGCCTGCCAGCACACCCAGATCCCACCCATGGGGAACACCCTGGTCCTGTCTCTCCTGCCCTGGACCCTGGCAATTCTGCCACAAGTCCCACTCTTAGTACAACAGGCCCTGCCTATATATCTACAGACCCTGCCCCATCTGCACACCTAGACTTGGTTCACAAGACCCCAGACTCTAGCTTTCCTGAACTGCCAGGCCCCACACACACCACTACAAGCTCCACCTATAGTGCCATGAGGCCTACCCACAGTGCTGCAAGCCTTACTCACACTACCACAGGTTCCACCCACAAGCCCATGCTCTCGACGCTCACTATTACAGACCCTACCCCCAGTGCTACAGGCCCAGCCCAGACCACCACAAGTCTTACCCACACTGTCACAAACCTGACACATACTGTCACAAGCCCAACAGACAAGCCCATGCTCTCTACCCTCACTACTACAGGCTCTACCCCCTGTGCCACAGGTCAGGCCCATACTACCACAGGCCCCACCCACAAGCCCATGTTTTCTATCCTCATGACTGCGGGTCCTACCCCCAATACtacaggcccagcccagcccaccacAAGCCCCACCCACAGCACTGCACGCCCCACCCACACTGCTGCAGGCCCCACCTACACTACTGCAAGCCCTACTGACAAATCCAGGATGTCAACTCACACCTCTACAAGTCCTACCCCTAATGCTAAGGACCCAGTCCAGACTACCAGAAGCCCCACCCATCCTGTCACAAGCCCCACCCTTATAACTGTAAGCCCTTCTACTTCTTTAGACCTCACCAcactccccagcccctctgcccacacAGACCCCACTCTCCCAGGCACCGACCCCCTGTCCTGTAGCCACCCAGCCTCCACTCCCTGTACTCAGGCAGACCCTATATCCCCCAGCACCTCCTACCCAGGTCCTACCTGTTCCAGTTGGGAACCCCTCACAAGCCCTTCCCCAGACTCCCAAGAGCCTATCCTTCAGAGCCCAAGCCCTGCTCCCTCATCCCTAGACCCTGTGCCCCAGCATTCAGACTTTAGCCTGACTGTGGCTGCCCAGGCCCCAGTTCCAGGGGCAGCTGGAGAGGCTGGggacaggaggctggaggaggcactGGGGGCCCTAATGGCTGCCCTTGATGACTATCGTGGCCAGTTCCCTGAGCTGCAGGGCCTGGAGCAGGAGGTGACCCGGCTGGAGAGTCTGCTCATG CAGAGACAGGGCCTGACTCGCAGCCGGGCTTCCAGTCTTAGCATCACTGTGGAGCATGCCCTGgagagcttcagcttcctcaacGAGGATGAAGATGAAGACCATGATGGTCCTAGGGACAG GCCCCCaagcagcctggagcctggggctgAGGACAGCCTCGACTCGCTCAGTGCCCGCCCCCTCAGCACGGAGTGTCCAGCTCTGGACACTGCCTTGGTCCAGCACCTGTACCACTGCAGCCGCCTCCTGCTG AAACTGGGCACATTTGGGCCCCTGCGCTGCCAGGAGGCATGGGCCCTGGAACGGCTGCTGCAGGAGGCTCGAGTAATTGAGGCAGTATGCGAGCTTAGCAGGCGATGGGAAATCCCTGCCACCTCCGCCCAGGAAG TGGTGCAGTTCTCAGCCTCTCGGCCCGGCTTCCTGACCTTCTGGGACCAGTGTACGGAGGGACTTAGCCCCTTCATCTGCTCCGTGGAGCGGGTGCTCCTCACCTTCTGCAATCAGTACAGTGCCCGTCTCTCCCTGCGCCAGCCAGGCTTAGCAGAGGCTG TATGTGTCAAGTTCCTAGAAGATGCCCTGGGGCGGAAGCTGCCCAGGAGGCCCCAGTCAGGCCCTGGAGAGCAGCTCACCATCTTCCAGTTCTGGAGTTACATTGAAGCCTTGGACAGCCCCTCCATGGAGGCCTATGTGACAGAGACCGCCGAGGAGG TGTTACTGGTGCGGAATCTGAACTCAGATGACCAGGCTGTTGTGCTGAAGGCCCTTAGGTTGGCGCCTGAGGGGCGGCTACGAAGGGATGGGCTCCGGGCCCTCAGCTCCCTGCTTGTCCATGGCAACAACAAGGTCATGGCTGCTGTCAGCACCCAGCTCCGGAGCCTGTCACTGGGCCCTGCCTTCCGGGAAAGG GCCCTACTGTGCTTCCTGGACCAGCTCGAGGATGAGGATGTACAGACGAGAGTAGCTGGCTGCCTCGCCCTGGGCTGCATTAAG GCTCCAGAGGGCATTGAGCCCCTTGTGTACCTGTGCCAAACGGACACAGAAGCCGTGAGGGAAGCTGCCCGGCAGAGCCTGCAACAGTGTG GGGAAGAGGGACAATCTGCCCATCGACGGCTGGAGGAGTCACTGGACGCCCTACCCCGCATCTTTGGACCCGGCAGCATGGCCAGTACGGCATTCTAA
- the RIPOR1 gene encoding rho family-interacting cell polarization regulator 1 isoform X2 translates to MSAKKRGSPARTRSMMSLSVRPQRRLLSARVNRSQSFAGVLSSHERGPRSFPAFSPPGPPRKPPALSRVSRMFSVAHPATKVPQPERLDLVYAALKRGLTAYLEVHQQEQEKLQGQIRESKRNSRLGFLYDLDKQVKSIERFLRRLEFHASKIDELYEAYCVQRRLRDGAYNMVRAYSTGSPGSREARDSLAEATRGHREYTESMCLLESELEAQLGEFHLRMKGLAGFARLCVGDQYEICMKYGRQRWKLRGRIEGSGKQVWDSEETVFLPLLTEFLSIKVTELKGLANHVVVGSVSCETKDLFAALPQVVAVDINDLGTIKLSLEVTWSPFDKDDQPSAASTVNKASTVTKRFSTYSQSPPDTPSLREQAFYNMLRRQEELENGTAWSLSSESSDDSSSPQLSGATRHSSAPRPLVQQPEPLPIQVAFRRPETPTSGPVDEEGAVAPVLANGHAPYSRTLSHISEASVDAALAEASVEAVGLESIARGPSLPAHPDPTHGEHPGPVSPALDPGNSATSPTLSTTGPAYISTDPAPSAHLDLVHKTPDSSFPELPGPTHTTTSSTYSAMRPTHSAASLTHTTTGSTHKPMLSTLTITDPTPSATGPAQTTTSLTHTVTNLTHTVTSPTDKPMLSTLTTTGSTPCATGQAHTTTGPTHKPMFSILMTAGPTPNTTGPAQPTTSPTHSTARPTHTAAGPTYTTASPTDKSRMSTHTSTSPTPNAKDPVQTTRSPTHPVTSPTLITVSPSTSLDLTTLPSPSAHTDPTLPGTDPLSCSHPASTPCTQADPISPSTSYPGPTCSSWEPLTSPSPDSQEPILQSPSPAPSSLDPVPQHSDFSLTVAAQAPVPGAAGEAGDRRLEEALGALMAALDDYRGQFPELQGLEQEVTRLESLLMRQGLTRSRASSLSITVEHALESFSFLNEDEDEDHDGPRDRPPSSLEPGAEDSLDSLSARPLSTECPALDTALVQHLYHCSRLLLKLGTFGPLRCQEAWALERLLQEARVIEAVCELSRRWEIPATSAQEVVQFSASRPGFLTFWDQCTEGLSPFICSVERVLLTFCNQYSARLSLRQPGLAEAVCVKFLEDALGRKLPRRPQSGPGEQLTIFQFWSYIEALDSPSMEAYVTETAEEVLLVRNLNSDDQAVVLKALRLAPEGRLRRDGLRALSSLLVHGNNKVMAAVSTQLRSLSLGPAFRERALLCFLDQLEDEDVQTRVAGCLALGCIKAPEGIEPLVYLCQTDTEAVREAARQSLQQCGEEGQSAHRRLEESLDALPRIFGPGSMASTAF, encoded by the exons ATGAGCGCCAAGAAGAGAG GGAGCCCCGCACGGACTCGTTCCATGATGTCCCTGTCGGTGCGGCCGCAGCGCCGCCTGCTCAGCGCCCGGGTCAATAGGAGCCAGTCCTTCGCAGGCGTCCTCAGCAGCCACGAGCGGGGGCCCAG GAGCTTCCCGGCCTTCAGTCCCCCAGGGCCCCCACGGAAGCCCCCAGCGCTCTCCCGTGTTTCCAGGATGTTTTCCGTGGCGCACCCAGCCACCAAGGTCCCGCAGCCTGAGCGGCTGGATTTGGTGTACGCTGCACTCAAGCGGGGCCTGAC TGCCTACTTGGAAGTGCATCAACAGGAGCAGGAGAAACTCCAGGGGCAGATACGGGAGTCCAAGAGGAATTCTCGCCTG GGCTTCCTGTATGACTTGGACAAG CAAGTCAAGTCCATTGAACGCTTCCTGCGACGGCTGGAGTTCCATGCTAGCAAG ATTGATGAGCTATATGAGGCATACTGTGTCCAGCGACGTCTCCGGGATGGTGCCTACAACATGGTCCGTGCCTACAGTACTGGGTCCCCAGGGAGCCGCGAGGCCCGAGACAGCCTGGCCGAGGCCACTCGGGGGCATCGAGAGTACACAGAG AGCATGTGTCTGCTGGAGAGTGAGCTGGAGGCACAGCTGGGCGAATTCCATCTCCGCATGAAAG GGTTGGCCGGCTTCGCCAGGCTGTGTGTGGGCGATCAGTATGAG ATCTGCATGAAATATGGGCGTCAGCGCTGGAAACTCCGGGGCCGCATTGAGGGTAGTGGAAAGCAGGTGTGGGACAGTGAGGAAACcgtctttcttcctctgctcacGGAATTCCTGTCCATCAAG GTGACAGAGCTGAAGGGCCTGGCCAACCACGTAGTTGTAGGCAGCGTCTCTTGCGAGACCAAGGACCTGTTCGCTGCCCTGCCCCAGGTTGTGGCAGTGGACATCAATGACCTTGGCACCATCAAGCTCAGCCTGGAAGTCACATGGAG cccaTTCGACAAGGATGACCAGCCCTCGGCTGCTTCTACTGTCAACAAAGCCTCCACAGTCACCAAGCGCTTCTCCACCTATAGCCAGAGCCCACCAGACACGCCCTCACTTCGGGAGCAGGCCTTCTAT aATATGCTGAGGCGACAGGAGGAGCTGGAGAATGGGACGGCATGGTCCCTGTCATCTGAATCTTCGGACGACTCATCCAGCCCACAGCTCTCAGGCGCTACCCGCCACTCATCAGCCCCCAGGCCCCTGGTACAGCAGCCTGAGCCTCTGCCCATCCAAGTTGCCTTCCGTAGGCCTGAGACCCCCACCTCTGGACCTGTGGATGAGGAGGGGGCCGTGGCCCCAGTCCTGGCCAATGGGCATGCCCCCTACAGCCGGACTCTGAGCCATATCAGTGAGGCCAGTGTGGATGCTGCCTTGGCTGAGGCTTCAGTGGAGGCTGTGGGCCTAGAAAGCATAGCCCGGGGACCTAGCCTGCCAGCACACCCAGATCCCACCCATGGGGAACACCCTGGTCCTGTCTCTCCTGCCCTGGACCCTGGCAATTCTGCCACAAGTCCCACTCTTAGTACAACAGGCCCTGCCTATATATCTACAGACCCTGCCCCATCTGCACACCTAGACTTGGTTCACAAGACCCCAGACTCTAGCTTTCCTGAACTGCCAGGCCCCACACACACCACTACAAGCTCCACCTATAGTGCCATGAGGCCTACCCACAGTGCTGCAAGCCTTACTCACACTACCACAGGTTCCACCCACAAGCCCATGCTCTCGACGCTCACTATTACAGACCCTACCCCCAGTGCTACAGGCCCAGCCCAGACCACCACAAGTCTTACCCACACTGTCACAAACCTGACACATACTGTCACAAGCCCAACAGACAAGCCCATGCTCTCTACCCTCACTACTACAGGCTCTACCCCCTGTGCCACAGGTCAGGCCCATACTACCACAGGCCCCACCCACAAGCCCATGTTTTCTATCCTCATGACTGCGGGTCCTACCCCCAATACtacaggcccagcccagcccaccacAAGCCCCACCCACAGCACTGCACGCCCCACCCACACTGCTGCAGGCCCCACCTACACTACTGCAAGCCCTACTGACAAATCCAGGATGTCAACTCACACCTCTACAAGTCCTACCCCTAATGCTAAGGACCCAGTCCAGACTACCAGAAGCCCCACCCATCCTGTCACAAGCCCCACCCTTATAACTGTAAGCCCTTCTACTTCTTTAGACCTCACCAcactccccagcccctctgcccacacAGACCCCACTCTCCCAGGCACCGACCCCCTGTCCTGTAGCCACCCAGCCTCCACTCCCTGTACTCAGGCAGACCCTATATCCCCCAGCACCTCCTACCCAGGTCCTACCTGTTCCAGTTGGGAACCCCTCACAAGCCCTTCCCCAGACTCCCAAGAGCCTATCCTTCAGAGCCCAAGCCCTGCTCCCTCATCCCTAGACCCTGTGCCCCAGCATTCAGACTTTAGCCTGACTGTGGCTGCCCAGGCCCCAGTTCCAGGGGCAGCTGGAGAGGCTGGggacaggaggctggaggaggcactGGGGGCCCTAATGGCTGCCCTTGATGACTATCGTGGCCAGTTCCCTGAGCTGCAGGGCCTGGAGCAGGAGGTGACCCGGCTGGAGAGTCTGCTCATG AGACAGGGCCTGACTCGCAGCCGGGCTTCCAGTCTTAGCATCACTGTGGAGCATGCCCTGgagagcttcagcttcctcaacGAGGATGAAGATGAAGACCATGATGGTCCTAGGGACAG GCCCCCaagcagcctggagcctggggctgAGGACAGCCTCGACTCGCTCAGTGCCCGCCCCCTCAGCACGGAGTGTCCAGCTCTGGACACTGCCTTGGTCCAGCACCTGTACCACTGCAGCCGCCTCCTGCTG AAACTGGGCACATTTGGGCCCCTGCGCTGCCAGGAGGCATGGGCCCTGGAACGGCTGCTGCAGGAGGCTCGAGTAATTGAGGCAGTATGCGAGCTTAGCAGGCGATGGGAAATCCCTGCCACCTCCGCCCAGGAAG TGGTGCAGTTCTCAGCCTCTCGGCCCGGCTTCCTGACCTTCTGGGACCAGTGTACGGAGGGACTTAGCCCCTTCATCTGCTCCGTGGAGCGGGTGCTCCTCACCTTCTGCAATCAGTACAGTGCCCGTCTCTCCCTGCGCCAGCCAGGCTTAGCAGAGGCTG TATGTGTCAAGTTCCTAGAAGATGCCCTGGGGCGGAAGCTGCCCAGGAGGCCCCAGTCAGGCCCTGGAGAGCAGCTCACCATCTTCCAGTTCTGGAGTTACATTGAAGCCTTGGACAGCCCCTCCATGGAGGCCTATGTGACAGAGACCGCCGAGGAGG TGTTACTGGTGCGGAATCTGAACTCAGATGACCAGGCTGTTGTGCTGAAGGCCCTTAGGTTGGCGCCTGAGGGGCGGCTACGAAGGGATGGGCTCCGGGCCCTCAGCTCCCTGCTTGTCCATGGCAACAACAAGGTCATGGCTGCTGTCAGCACCCAGCTCCGGAGCCTGTCACTGGGCCCTGCCTTCCGGGAAAGG GCCCTACTGTGCTTCCTGGACCAGCTCGAGGATGAGGATGTACAGACGAGAGTAGCTGGCTGCCTCGCCCTGGGCTGCATTAAG GCTCCAGAGGGCATTGAGCCCCTTGTGTACCTGTGCCAAACGGACACAGAAGCCGTGAGGGAAGCTGCCCGGCAGAGCCTGCAACAGTGTG GGGAAGAGGGACAATCTGCCCATCGACGGCTGGAGGAGTCACTGGACGCCCTACCCCGCATCTTTGGACCCGGCAGCATGGCCAGTACGGCATTCTAA